One part of the Fusobacterium pseudoperiodonticum genome encodes these proteins:
- a CDS encoding DUF6678 family protein, with product MFEKLNPRSTEIIKQSSTIYNLKWKGNIEFLLYGHENSGSGWYYILKNNEQISPTYHYSEINDIFLKNLQRIIDDIESGKYNNKKTPSEKIRLIVEERGLYSLMNNTKWKELITAIKEKIPDIPIKYKTLFEEDTPAYYWTMAGDEHFEYLNMKSIEWFKISCEIKEIKHRGRLIEDKVIIYDKRAEIYEVLKNFNIPYEYDEIENAFVVYGYK from the coding sequence ATGTTTGAAAAATTAAATCCTAGAAGTACAGAAATAATTAAACAAAGTTCTACAATATATAATTTAAAATGGAAAGGAAATATAGAATTTTTATTATATGGACATGAAAATAGTGGCTCAGGTTGGTACTATATATTAAAAAATAATGAGCAAATATCTCCTACTTATCATTATAGTGAAATTAATGATATATTCCTTAAAAATTTACAAAGAATAATAGATGATATTGAGAGTGGAAAATATAATAATAAAAAAACTCCCAGTGAAAAGATTAGATTGATAGTTGAAGAAAGAGGACTATATTCACTGATGAATAATACAAAGTGGAAAGAACTTATAACCGCTATCAAAGAAAAAATACCTGATATTCCTATAAAATATAAGACATTATTTGAAGAAGATACTCCTGCTTACTACTGGACAATGGCAGGAGATGAACATTTTGAATATTTAAATATGAAATCTATCGAATGGTTTAAAATTTCTTGTGAAATAAAAGAAATTAAACATAGAGGAAGATTAATTGAGGATAAAGTTATTATCTATGACAAGAGAGCAGAAATATATGAAGTTTTAAAAAATTTTAATATACCTTACGAATATGATGAGATAGAAAATGCTTTTGTGGTTTATGGATATAAATAG
- the cobA gene encoding uroporphyrinogen-III C-methyltransferase, with product MKKGKAYIIGAGPGDFELLTIKAKRIIENADCIIYDRLISEDILRLPKKDAELIYLGKGNTEGGLIQDEINQTLVKKCLEGKSVARVKGGDPFVFGRGGEEVEALFQNEIEFEIIPGITSSISVPAYAGIPVTHRGIARSFHIFTGHTMENGKWHNFENIAKLEGTLVFLMGVKNLDLIVSDLIKYGKDSKTPVAIIEKGATKNQRVTVGNLENILELVEKNKILPPAITIIGEVVNLREIFKWFESDKLAKRILVTRDKKQAVEMSENISKRGGIPVELAFIEIENLKIDLNNLSKYKAILFNSPNGVKAFFENIKDTRCLANIKIGAVGVKTKEALEKNRIVPDFVPEEYLVDRLAEDVVKYTEENDNILIVTSDISPCDTDKYNSLYKRNYEKVIAYNTKKLRIDREKVLETLKDIDIITFLSSSTVEAFYESLDGDFFILGDKKIASIGPMTSETIRRLGMKVDYEAEKYTADGILDEIFGA from the coding sequence ATGAAAAAGGGAAAAGCATATATAATAGGTGCAGGGCCAGGTGACTTTGAACTATTAACTATAAAAGCAAAAAGAATAATTGAAAATGCAGATTGCATTATATATGATAGATTAATTAGTGAAGATATATTAAGACTTCCTAAAAAAGATGCTGAGCTTATATATCTTGGTAAAGGTAATACAGAGGGAGGTTTAATTCAAGATGAAATAAATCAAACTCTAGTAAAAAAGTGTCTTGAAGGAAAAAGTGTTGCTAGAGTAAAAGGTGGAGATCCTTTTGTTTTTGGTAGAGGTGGAGAAGAAGTTGAAGCCTTATTTCAAAATGAAATAGAATTTGAAATTATACCTGGAATAACTTCATCTATATCTGTTCCAGCTTATGCAGGAATACCTGTAACACATAGAGGTATTGCAAGATCTTTTCATATTTTTACAGGACATACTATGGAAAATGGAAAGTGGCATAATTTTGAAAATATTGCAAAATTAGAAGGAACATTAGTTTTTTTAATGGGAGTTAAAAATTTAGATTTAATAGTTTCTGACTTAATAAAATACGGTAAGGATAGTAAAACTCCTGTTGCTATTATAGAAAAAGGAGCTACTAAAAATCAAAGAGTAACAGTTGGAAATCTAGAAAATATTTTAGAACTTGTTGAGAAAAATAAAATACTTCCTCCAGCAATTACTATAATAGGGGAAGTAGTTAATTTAAGAGAAATATTTAAATGGTTTGAAAGTGATAAACTTGCTAAGAGAATACTGGTAACAAGAGATAAAAAACAAGCTGTTGAGATGTCAGAAAATATTTCTAAAAGAGGAGGAATTCCTGTTGAATTAGCTTTTATAGAAATAGAAAATTTAAAGATAGATTTAAATAATCTAAGTAAGTATAAAGCTATTTTATTTAATTCACCTAATGGAGTTAAGGCATTTTTTGAAAATATAAAAGATACAAGATGTTTAGCAAATATTAAAATTGGAGCAGTTGGAGTAAAAACTAAAGAAGCTTTAGAGAAGAATAGAATTGTTCCAGATTTTGTTCCTGAAGAATATTTAGTAGATAGATTAGCAGAAGATGTAGTTAAGTATACAGAAGAAAATGATAATATTTTAATAGTTACTTCTGATATTTCTCCTTGTGATACAGATAAATACAATTCTTTATATAAAAGAAATTATGAAAAAGTTATAGCTTATAATACAAAAAAATTAAGAATTGATAGAGAAAAAGTTCTTGAAACCTTAAAAGATATAGATATTATTACATTTTTAAGTTCTTCAACAGTAGAAGCATTTTATGAAAGTTTAGATGGAGATTTCTTTATACTAGGTGATAAAAAAATAGCTTCTATTGGACCTATGACAAGTGAAACTATAAGAAGATTAGGAATGAAAGTTGACTATGAAGCAGAAAAATATACAGCTGATGGCATACTTGATGAGATATTTGGAGCATAG